A genomic segment from Candidatus Equadaptatus faecalis encodes:
- a CDS encoding PspC domain-containing protein, which produces MTGKRLAKSSSNKKIAGVCGGIGEYLDIDPTIVRLVWCISIVCYGFGFLAYVIAAFIMPNDTELVKQ; this is translated from the coding sequence ATGACTGGAAAACGTTTGGCTAAAAGCTCTTCCAATAAGAAAATCGCTGGTGTGTGCGGCGGTATAGGCGAATATCTGGATATTGATCCGACCATTGTGCGTCTTGTATGGTGCATTTCGATTGTATGCTATGGGTTTGGATTTTTGGCTTATGTAATTGCCGCGTTTATAATGCCGAACGATACAGAGCTTGTAAAACAATAA
- a CDS encoding PBP1A family penicillin-binding protein: protein MKGLIFLPYSFGNDRRFAINNGDGGAKSNSFIRKIIAPLLLFAAVSFVLLTVLVVVTAHKLPSSKEILAHKPSLATVIYDRNGEEITKLFQENRSWVKLENVSPWMVKAILAAEDSKFYKHSGIRPVAILRAATIDLVFRGAHQGGSTITQQLARNLFLSKEKTIMRKIKEAIIALRLEKVYSKEQILEMYLNTIYMGHGAYGVDSAAMIYYGKHADRLTVAESAILSGLVAAPEKYSPTRNPKNSATRKQYVLKRMLDLDWISKGDYDNALAEKPVLSKKRNNSTGFYIPDAPYFVSYLLFNQLLPAYGADQVYRGGLKVYTTIDIKVQQKAEELVSKMPHEAALVALDPSTGEILAMVGGRDYSKSKFNRAVQAYRQPGSSFKPFVYAAALENGYRSIDHLLDAPLQFDNGWSPSNYSKGKYNGEITFMTGIAKSLNTVAVRLGQIVGVNSVIDIATRLGISSKYLPNDLSISLGSASVTPLEMCAAYSAFANNGSRVKPFGITKIENNMGEILEQNTPEIKSVLSSTTAVMARSLLTQVMLWGTGAGANISGYQCFGKTGTTNDWTDAWFAGGVPGIVAVVYTGNDNRKPLGGHATGTTAAAPVWKAFMNFAVRQLKTPTEFTIPSDAAVEARTVCTQTGFLAAAGCKATTIFLPAGNTPQSYCPWHGGSTEAARTDKDAPQLILAPVDSEDSRNSYASIPTDQVQDDETYREAVPEAVKPVANNEDKQDIIQSIKKGSDGKLPDRNNDEQLARQSKAEEDEINKQYEELLKKYNIK from the coding sequence ATGAAAGGTTTGATATTCTTGCCGTACAGCTTCGGGAATGACAGACGATTTGCGATTAACAACGGTGACGGAGGCGCGAAAAGCAACAGTTTTATACGCAAAATAATTGCGCCCCTTCTGCTGTTTGCCGCAGTATCATTTGTACTGCTGACGGTTTTGGTCGTCGTTACCGCGCACAAGCTGCCAAGCTCCAAGGAAATTCTTGCCCACAAACCGAGCCTTGCCACAGTCATATATGACAGAAACGGTGAGGAGATTACAAAACTCTTCCAGGAAAACCGCAGCTGGGTGAAGCTTGAAAACGTTTCACCGTGGATGGTAAAAGCAATTCTGGCGGCGGAAGACAGCAAATTTTACAAACATTCTGGCATAAGACCGGTTGCAATATTGCGTGCCGCAACCATAGACCTTGTTTTTCGCGGAGCACATCAGGGCGGCAGTACTATAACACAGCAGCTGGCAAGAAATCTTTTCCTTTCAAAAGAAAAGACTATTATGAGGAAGATAAAAGAAGCCATTATTGCCCTGCGTCTTGAAAAGGTATATTCAAAGGAACAGATTTTGGAAATGTACCTTAACACAATATATATGGGGCACGGGGCATACGGCGTTGATTCTGCTGCAATGATTTATTACGGCAAACACGCGGACAGACTGACCGTTGCGGAAAGCGCAATCCTGTCGGGACTTGTGGCAGCGCCTGAAAAATACTCTCCGACACGCAATCCGAAAAATTCCGCAACAAGAAAACAGTACGTCCTCAAGCGTATGCTTGACCTTGATTGGATTTCAAAGGGAGATTACGACAACGCTCTCGCAGAAAAGCCTGTCCTGTCAAAAAAACGAAACAACAGCACCGGCTTTTACATTCCAGATGCGCCGTATTTTGTGTCCTATCTGCTGTTTAACCAGCTGCTGCCTGCTTACGGCGCAGATCAGGTGTACCGCGGCGGACTTAAAGTCTACACAACAATAGACATCAAGGTTCAGCAAAAAGCGGAAGAACTTGTCTCCAAAATGCCTCACGAAGCCGCGCTTGTCGCTCTTGACCCGTCAACCGGCGAAATACTTGCCATGGTCGGAGGAAGGGACTACAGCAAGAGTAAATTCAACAGAGCGGTGCAAGCATACAGGCAGCCGGGCTCTTCATTCAAACCTTTTGTCTACGCAGCCGCGCTCGAAAACGGTTACAGATCCATTGATCATCTGCTCGATGCGCCGCTGCAGTTTGACAACGGATGGTCGCCGTCAAACTACAGCAAAGGCAAATACAACGGCGAAATCACCTTCATGACCGGCATTGCAAAATCGCTCAACACGGTCGCCGTCAGGCTCGGACAAATTGTCGGAGTAAACAGTGTTATTGACATTGCTACTCGGCTCGGAATATCCTCGAAATACCTGCCCAACGACCTTTCAATATCGCTTGGTTCGGCAAGCGTTACCCCGCTTGAAATGTGCGCTGCCTACTCTGCTTTTGCCAATAACGGAAGCAGGGTTAAGCCGTTTGGAATAACAAAGATAGAAAACAATATGGGAGAAATACTTGAGCAGAATACGCCTGAAATCAAATCCGTACTCTCATCGACAACCGCGGTAATGGCTCGTTCGCTTCTCACGCAGGTTATGCTTTGGGGAACGGGAGCAGGCGCGAATATTTCAGGCTATCAGTGCTTCGGCAAAACAGGAACGACAAACGACTGGACAGATGCATGGTTTGCGGGCGGAGTTCCCGGAATAGTCGCCGTGGTCTATACAGGCAACGACAACAGAAAACCGCTCGGAGGACACGCGACAGGAACAACGGCAGCCGCCCCGGTGTGGAAAGCCTTTATGAATTTTGCGGTCAGGCAGCTCAAGACTCCGACAGAATTCACAATCCCGTCAGACGCAGCTGTCGAAGCAAGAACAGTCTGCACTCAGACCGGATTTTTAGCGGCAGCAGGCTGCAAAGCAACAACTATTTTTCTTCCTGCAGGCAACACCCCGCAGTCCTACTGCCCGTGGCACGGAGGCAGCACAGAAGCGGCAAGGACTGACAAAGACGCTCCGCAGCTGATACTGGCGCCGGTAGACAGCGAAGATTCAAGAAACAGCTACGCGTCGATACCGACAGATCAGGTACAGGATGACGAGACCTACAGAGAAGCGGTTCCCGAAGCGGTCAAGCCCGTGGCAAACAACGAAGACAAACAAGATATTATCCAAAGTATAAAGAAAGGGTCAGACGGAAAACTGCCCGACAGGAATAACGATGAACAGCTTGCAAGGCAAAGCAAAGCGGAAGAAGACGAGATAAACAAACAATACGAAGAACTGCTGAAAAAATACAATATAAAGTAG